The Prunus persica cultivar Lovell chromosome G8, Prunus_persica_NCBIv2, whole genome shotgun sequence genome includes a region encoding these proteins:
- the LOC18767640 gene encoding lysine histidine transporter-like 8: MAAAMEEGFGEANWSTDRVHSLSRRSESAQVIPITTSNPTSEEDGADYIASSAADWGGGELNPQDAWLPLTESRNGNTISATFHLLCSGIGIQALLLPVALATLGWAWGIICLSLAFSWQLYTIWLLVHLHESDSGTRYSRYLDLAMTTFGQKLGKFSSLVPVMYLSAGTCVQLIIIGGGTLKLFITTVCKDGATCDAKSLTTVECFLVFMIMAVVVAQFPNLNSLAWVSLIGSITAIAYCTMIWALSIGKGRSSDISYDPPEMESNMDRFGGILNSLGIIVLAFRGHNVVLEIQGTLPLSPKHPTHKPMWRGVAISYLLIAMCLFPLAIAGFWAYGNKVPSSNGGLLIAISKFHRHDTPRIVLGLMFILVIINCLSTFQIYGMVIFDKLESNYTSKKKKPCARWLRMAFRVFFGGMTFFVAVAVPFLGSLAPLIGGLTLPLAYAYPCFMWIAIKKPKPKGVMWCANMGLGCLGLVLSALLVVAAAWNLASEGLHANFFKP; encoded by the exons ATGGCAGCTGCCATGGAAGAAGGGTTTGGTGAAGCAAATTGGAGCACAGATAGGGTTCATTCATTGAGCAGAAGGTCAGAATCTGCTCAGGTCATCCCCATCACAACAAGTAATCCCACAAGTGAAGAAGATGGTGCTGATTATATTGCATCATCAGCTGCAGATTGGGGAGGTGGAGAGCTTAATCCACAGGATGCTTGGCTTCCCCTCACAGAGTCCAGGAATGGGAATACTATTTCTGCTACCTTTCATTTGCTCTGCTCAGGAATTGGAATCCAAGCCCTTTTACTGCCTGTTGCTCTTGCCACTCTTGGATG GGCATGGGGAATCATATGCTTGTCACTGGCATTTTCATGGCAGCTATACACCATATGGCTACTTGTACATCTACACGAATCCGACTCCGGAACTCGTTATAGCAGATACCTTGACCTCGCAATGACAACCTTTG gtcAAAAGCTAGGGAAGTTTTCATCTCTAGTCCCAGTAATGTATCTGTCAGCTGGTACATGTGTGCAGCTAATTATCATAGGAGGTGGAACCCTAAAGCTTTTCATCACAACTGTGTGCAAGGATGGAGCAACTTGTGATGCCAAGTCATTGACCACTGTAGAATGTTTCTTGGTGTTCATGATCATGGCTGTTGTTGTGGCTCAATTTCCCAACTTGAACTCCCTAGCTTGGGTTTCTTTGATTGGCTCCATCACagcaattgcatattgtaCTATGATTTGGGCCCTTTCAATTGGCAAGGGCAGGTCCAGTGACATTTCATATGACCCTCCAGAGATGGAGTCTAATATGGACAGATTTGGGGGGATTTTGAATTCTCTTGGTATCATTGTTCTTGCATTCAGAGGCCACAATGTTGTCCTTGAGATACAG GGGACATTACCATTAAGTCCAAAGCACCCAACCCACAAGCCAATGTGGAGAGGAGTGGCCATATCATATCTACTCATAGCCATGTGTTTGTTTCCTCTGGCCATAGCTGGATTTTGGGCTTATGGAAACAAG GTACCCTCATCAAATGGAGGGCTTTTGATTGCGATTTCGAAGTTCCACAGGCATGACACACCAAGAATTGTGCTGGGACTAATGTTCATACTTGTGATCATAAACTGCCTAAGTACATTCCAAATCTACGGCATGGTGATTTTCGACAAACTAGAGTCGAACTACActagcaagaagaagaagccatgtGCAAGGTGGCTTCGAATGGCTTTTCGCGTGTTCTTTGGAGGGATGACATTCTTTGTAGCAGTGGCTGTTCCATTCTTGGGAAGCTTGGCACCCCTAATTGGAGGGTTGACATTGCCTCTGGCATATGCTTACCCATGCTTCATGTGGATTGCAATCAAGAAACCAAAGCCCAAAGGTGTCATGTGGTGTGCCAACATGGGACTTGGATGCTTAGGCCTGGTTTTGAGTGCTCTTTTAGTTGTTGCAGCAGCATGGAACTTGGCTAGCGAAGGCCTGCATGCCAACTTCTTCAAGCCTTAG